ACCTGGTGCAAGGGCAGCGGCTCCTCAACGGGCTTGCCGGCCCGGAAGCGCACCCGCACGAAAGTCCGGCTCAGGCCGGCCGCCTCGGCCAGCTCCTTGATGTGCTCGTTGCGCTTCTGCAGGCTGATGACCGGCACGCGGCCCTGCCACTGCCGCCAGATGGCGGCGGCCAGCGGCGGCAAGGGCAGGCGCACCTCGTCACCCGTTTTCTTCTGGTGAAACTCCAGCACCAGCACCCGGCCCACGCCGGCCAGGTCCTGCTCGCTGACATGGTGAGGCTGGAGCCGGCGCAGGTCGGAGTCGCGCAGCAGCAGCTGGGCCTGGAAGAGCACGCGCTGCTGCTCCTGCACGAGCGAAGGCAAGGTGGGACGGTAGCTGGCCAGCTGTTGCAATTCTTCCCGGCGCAGCGACACCGGCCGGCCCTGGCGCACCTTGACCGTGAGCCAGGTCGGGATGTGCTTTTCCGCCAGGCGCAGGCAAGCCCTGAGAAAGCTGATGTTCTTACCGATGGTCGAGTCGGACAATTCCAGCGCATGCAGGTAGGCCAGGTAGCCCACATAAAACGGCTTGGTGAGCTGCGAGACGCGCAGACCTTGGTGGTAGGCCTCGAGGTGGCCGGCCACCTGGCGCCAGCGGCGCTTGGCGTCGGGGCTACTCTGCGGGTGCTCGTGCTCCCACTGCTGAAGCAAGTCGGTGAGCAAGGGGTCGGGCGGGGCGACGGGCCCGTTGCCAGCCTCGGGCGCGGCCGGGCGCACCAACGCCAGCACCTGCTCGCGGCGAACGGGCTGGCGATGCGCCTCGGCCTTATTGAACAGGTCGGAGAGGTCGGCCACGAGCCCGGCCAGCTTGGTGTTCAGCCCCGAGCTACCGGGCTCGGCCTTGGCGATGAGCCGGCCGGGTTTGGCGTCGGCGTCGAAGTGGGCGGGCTGGCAGCGCACGCCGGTGGCTAGCTTCTCGCGGTAGCCCTCCCAGGTCACGTCGAGCAGCACCCGGCAGCGGCCCTGGCTGTCGGGGCGGGAAGTGAGCTGGCGAAACGTGTACTGCATAGGGCCGGCAAGGTAGCACCGGCTGCTAGTAGTGTTAGTACAAAAAGGCTCCGTGTTGAGCGGAGCTGCTCTCCTACTCGCGGGGCTTGCGGGTGGTGGGTTTGCGTGGGGGCTCAGGGGTAGGTGGCTCATCAACCTGTGCTAGTACCGTAACCTTGGGAGGAGTGCTAAACGTCGGGACTGTAGAATTCGGTGGAGGTACTGCCCCAATAGTCGTTGGCCTAATCATGGCCACAATTTCGTTATAACAATTATCGCGGTACTGCTTACTGACGAAAGATATTTCCGTTGATGAGCTTCCCGCTAAGCTATAACTGATATAGTAAACAATTTGCCCTTCTTTGGGCCATCCATCTTGCTTCCCTCTTTCCGCATCATATGCTGTAGCAACTCGCTCACCTTGTAGCAGCCCTGTCAAGTACTTTATATTGATGATAGCGCCAAATAGGCTGCCGAATTGAATGAAGGTAGGCATGGGGCGAAGCTACAAGATTTTACTCGACCGGTGTCGCCCCGGAAATACTCATTGCTACGCTCGCCACCTCGCCCGGCGCGTCGGTTTTGAGCTTGAAGTGAGCCGCACCCTGTGGCCGCAGCAACTCATACACCGGGTACTGCTGGGTGCCGATTTCGGTCTGGGTCTTGGAATACCACGTCACCGTCAGTACGGGGTCTTTGTAGGTCGCTAGCGTAGCCTTGCTGGCAATGTCGCCCTCTAGCACAAGCTGGCTGATGAAGTTGCGGTGGTAGGTACCGGCCACGCCCAAGTAATCGGCCGGGGCGGCCTGCTCGGCAGTCAGCAGTTCGGCGCGTAGCTCTTCGGGGGTTTTAGGACGCTCGACGGAGGCGGTGTAGGTGCCGGCGCCGGAAGTGTCGCCGCTGTAGGTAGAGCCGTGTGAGCAGGCTTGCAGCAGCGCCGGCAGCAACAGGAAAGACAGGTAGCGTAGGGGTTTGGTCATATTGGTGTAAGTAGGGATTATGGAACTGCGAAGCTAGAAGAAAAATAGCAATGATTTACAGTTTTCTGCCTATGTTTATCGACCCAATTATTTCTCCATCACACCCCTATGAAAAAATTGTACATTGCATTGTTTACTGTCGCTTTGCTAGCCTCCGGCTTCTGGCTCTACACTGGTCCGCAACGGGCGCTGCGCGACATTAAAGTAGCTGCCGACGCGGGTGATGTGGAAGGTATCCGCGAGCGCGTAGACGTGCCGGCCGTGAAGGAGAGCCTGAAAGAGCAATTGTCGGCCGTGATGATGAAAAAGCTGGAGAACGATAAAGATTTGCAGAATAATCCCTTCGGCAAGCTGGGCATGCTCTTCGCCGGCAAAATGGTGGATGGCATGGTGGATGCCGCTGTTACACCCACCCACTTGGCTGCGCTGATTAAAGGCAACAAGTCAGCGGCTTTTACGAAGGACCAGGAGCCGGCGAAAGAGGAGGCTAGCCAGCCGCTGGATAATAAGGCCGACCTGGAAGGGTCGTACAACTCGACTGACCGCTACACGCTGAAAGTGCTCGACAAGCAGACCCACAAGCAAACTGTGGCCCTGACGATGCACCGAGATGGCTTATCGTGGCGGCTTACCTCGGTGCAGCTGCCGATGGATGAAGCCATGAAAGATTAATAAAAAAGCCCCGTTGATACGGGGCTTTTTTGTGGGCTACTCTGCTTCAGGCTCCTCCCCTTCCGTAGGGAAATCCCAGGCCTTGCGGCCGGTGGCGATGAGCTTGCTCTCGGATGAGATGGTGACGCTACCTTGCTCGGTATGGTAAGCTGCTTGCCCTAGTGCGTGCAGTTGCTTCACATTATATCAGTCTCAGAATTCGCGCAGGTGCTGGGCTGGTGGGTTAACTATTCAAATTAAGCCGCCGGCTCTTCTGCAAAGCCTCCAAATCACCAAGTCGGTAGTAATTGGGACGGCCCTTTTCATAGGGTAGACCCTGCTTGTGCAGGCCTTGCAGGTGGTAAGTGGAGCAGCCGAGGAATTTGGCGGCATCTGCCGTGTTAAGGCGTTTTTGAGTCCGTTCGTGCTCTTTTTGTGCTGCTAATGCAAGAGCGGCTCCTCTTTGAGCATTATCCTCTAACTGGGCTTTTGTGACTACGTATAAAACGAGTGGTTGTTGGTCCTCAAAATCAATTTTAGGCATTTGTAATAGAATTAGATTTACAGCTGCGAATCTACAGCTACTTCAGCCTAATATCCTAAGCTAATTTACTGACTATTATATTCTTAAAACTTGTGAGCAGTTTGTTTACAAGAAGTTGCTTTATCATTGGCCTAGTACTGGGCGACGCTAATTCTGGACTATTGAGCTCAATATAACTATTCTTACTTCTAATATCTCGCTCCCCATAATACGTTTAGGTGGATTGCCAGGATTATAGGTATAGGCCATGATGTATCCAGCATCTTCATCCACACTCAGATACCTGGTAAAGATACCTGTGTGTGTTACCACTGTGTAGAGCTTGTCTTGCTCGTACTCTGCTCTTTTAGTCAGTAATCTACTAATTACCCAGTGTTCTTCTGGCAGGGCAGAAGTCACTTGGCTATCGGCAACCTCAAAATAGATATACTCGCTAGGCTGCTTTTCTAAGTCACTGGGCTTTAGCTGCTGCTTTTCTGTGTCACTCAGCTCTTTTTGTGCCTGTAGCTTAACCGCACGTTTAATATAATCAGCCTGTTGTTCGCGAGAGACGGTAGATACACCCAATGTACCTAGCCAGGAAAGAAAGGCGTCCCACTCATCGCCTACATAAGCTACCTGTTTGCTTGGTAACACGCTGACTGCTGGCTTAGCATAGCTTGTATCACCTTGAATTACGCGGGGTACTGCTTCCTCTGTTTTGACAAGCCGATACTGCGCAGTCAGCAGCTCCATTGCCCGAATAGCCGCTTTGCGACTACAATAAGCACCGGGTGTCCTCCCAAACTCTTCCTCTGCCTGGCTCAAGAGGGCTTGATAATCCACCGCCATTGGGATAAGAGCGGGAGAAGCAGCTGGTAGAGCAAGATGTGATGTGTGATTTTCTTTCTCTCCAGTTAGCAGATAGTGCACTGAAACGCCGAAGACTTGTGCAAATGCACGTAATGTAATCTCGCGTGTCCCATTCTTGCCACTCTCTATAAGGGAAATGGCCGAACGTGTCATACCCAGCTTTTCAGCAAGTGCATCTTGGCTTAAACCAGCACTTTGACGAAGCTCTTTAATAATTTCAGGAGTATTTTTTTTCTTGTTCATTGACAATACTTTACAAAAACTACAGATAGATTGTTGATTTTATCACAATCAAGGTTGCCTAATAGTGATTTTCTTTCGTAAGTTTGTAACACACGAACAAACATAAGCGAAAGCAAGCAGATGAAGCGTACTAAAACACTTACAAGTCTCCTCGCTCCTGGTGACATAGAAGAGATTGCTACCAAACTAGGGCTTTCTCATAGTGCAGCTGCTGCTGCTATCCGCCGAGCTAATCCTGGTCATCCTGCTGTACGTGAAGCCTTGCATATGGCACAAGAGAGTGGCGCACTGAATGCCGCGAAGATATTGGCGACTCTTAATGCTTCTTAGCCATGCATGTCGAATTCACAAACGGCGTGGCCCAGCTAAAGCTGACGGAACCCCGCGAGATGGAAGTAATTCGCTTAGCCGCAGAAGTGTATGCCAATAGGTTGGCTGAGGCTGAATTACAAAGCCGGGTCTATCATCTTGGAAAAGAACCAACTCCAGGAAAGTCCTTTGACGACAGGCTTACGGTACGCTTGTCCTTGAGTCGCAGCACCATTATGGGCCAGCTTGACCTCTATCGCACAAGCGGTGGAAAACTTGGCGGCCTCCGCTACACCTGGGTGGGCCGGTACCTGGTTTCAGAAGCTGCTTGTCTTGAATTTCTAGGAGATAAAAATGCGAGCCATTAAGCCCTCGTCTGGCACTTTGCGTCGCATGTCTTGCGGCTGCTACCAGCGTGTGCCTCGCCTCATTGACCAACTGGATCAGCACGATGCCAACCTGCTTTCACAATGGAACCGTCACACATTACCCTTCATCCCAACCAATTCAGCAAAATGATAGCTATAACAATCGAGGCCAACGGCAAACAAACTGAGTTCGATGGTACGCACTCAGAAATTGAGGTGAGAAAAACTCACCCTGATTATATCGACCTCTTTTTCACGGCACCGAAAGGAGAGAAAGTGCTGATTTCGTTTGCGCGAGTGCTTTTAATCGACCCCGAGGTACGCGACGAACTGCGAGTGGCAGCACAACACACCGGCCTATTCAATGCCAACAGAATAGGTGGGGAGGTGCGCGATTAAAACAAAGGCCGGCCTGCGTCAACAGGTCGGCCTTCAATCTTTAACACGTAACAAGTCAAAAGTAAGATGGAAACTTTGATTGCTGTATCAGCAGCACCAGTGGCTCCACAAATAGTAGCCGAGCAACTCATTCCACTTAGTAAGAGCAAGGGCGGTAAACCGGTGGTGCTCGCTAGTCTACTGCATCAGTTTTTAGAAATCGGAAGTCGCCCAGATAAGTGGTTTGGTCGCCGCGTGGAAGAATATGGCTTCGTGCAA
The genomic region above belongs to Hymenobacter sp. BRD128 and contains:
- a CDS encoding DUF2939 domain-containing protein; translation: MKKLYIALFTVALLASGFWLYTGPQRALRDIKVAADAGDVEGIRERVDVPAVKESLKEQLSAVMMKKLENDKDLQNNPFGKLGMLFAGKMVDGMVDAAVTPTHLAALIKGNKSAAFTKDQEPAKEEASQPLDNKADLEGSYNSTDRYTLKVLDKQTHKQTVALTMHRDGLSWRLTSVQLPMDEAMKD
- a CDS encoding helix-turn-helix domain-containing protein — protein: MNKKKNTPEIIKELRQSAGLSQDALAEKLGMTRSAISLIESGKNGTREITLRAFAQVFGVSVHYLLTGEKENHTSHLALPAASPALIPMAVDYQALLSQAEEEFGRTPGAYCSRKAAIRAMELLTAQYRLVKTEEAVPRVIQGDTSYAKPAVSVLPSKQVAYVGDEWDAFLSWLGTLGVSTVSREQQADYIKRAVKLQAQKELSDTEKQQLKPSDLEKQPSEYIYFEVADSQVTSALPEEHWVISRLLTKRAEYEQDKLYTVVTHTGIFTRYLSVDEDAGYIMAYTYNPGNPPKRIMGSEILEVRIVILSSIVQN
- a CDS encoding helix-turn-helix domain-containing protein, with amino-acid sequence MPKIDFEDQQPLVLYVVTKAQLEDNAQRGAALALAAQKEHERTQKRLNTADAAKFLGCSTYHLQGLHKQGLPYEKGRPNYYRLGDLEALQKSRRLNLNS
- a CDS encoding phage integrase SAM-like domain-containing protein, which translates into the protein MQYTFRQLTSRPDSQGRCRVLLDVTWEGYREKLATGVRCQPAHFDADAKPGRLIAKAEPGSSGLNTKLAGLVADLSDLFNKAEAHRQPVRREQVLALVRPAAPEAGNGPVAPPDPLLTDLLQQWEHEHPQSSPDAKRRWRQVAGHLEAYHQGLRVSQLTKPFYVGYLAYLHALELSDSTIGKNISFLRACLRLAEKHIPTWLTVKVRQGRPVSLRREELQQLASYRPTLPSLVQEQQRVLFQAQLLLRDSDLRRLQPHHVSEQDLAGVGRVLVLEFHQKKTGDEVRLPLPPLAAAIWRQWQGRVPVISLQKRNEHIKELAEAAGLSRTFVRVRFRAGKPVEEPLPLHQVVSTHTPRHVGADMVLWGSGGDHNLKEAALGHLGGASVYGYDTLERYGPLFLNAWGQVGALDFLHPEKDDN